AAATCATTATGTAGTTAAACAACACATTACAAAGTCTTTATATCGGAGGGGCTGTCATTGGTTAGTGGATGTAATATTGTTTCAGGGCTGTGATTGGTCTTACTTGTTGACGTGCTGCATCAGTTTGTTGGTTGCTGATAGGTCAGTGTCTCTTACTTCCTGGATCAGCACGATATCATAACGGTGCACTatctaatacatttaaaaaaatcatcaTATAAATGAATAACAACTAAGGTTCCCGGACACAGCCTGGTCTTGGACTAAGAAGTACTTTCAGATGGAGAATCTACAATCCCTTTTAGTCCCAAGATGTTATGAGATAAAACGTTACATTGTGATGTCATGAGATAAAATGTTACATTATGATGTCATGAGATAAAAGGTTACATTGTGATGTTATGAGATAAAGTGTTACATTATGATGTCATGAGATAAAGCGCCACATTGTGATGTCATGAGATAAAACGTTATATTGTGATGTTATGAGATAAAGCGTTATATTATGATGTTATGAGATAAAGTGTTACATTGTGATGTCATGAGATAAAGTGTTACAATGTGATGTTATGAGATAAAGCTCTACCTGAGTGATGATGTCCATGAGGGTTGAGTTGGAGGACTTCTTGTCTCCGAATGTCTTAATGTTGAAGGCTCCTAGCAGCAGACAGCCTCCCAGCTGcaccagggccaataggaacagCACTAACAGACAGGCTACACGCAttctaggggtcaggggttagaggtcagatatgacaggccacacacacacgtcctggAGGTCAGGGATTAGAGGTTAGATATTACAGGCCACACACATCCTGGAGGTCAGGGATTAGAGGTTAGatatggggttatatcctgcctgtttggccctgtcctggggtatcgtcggacggggccacagtgtctcctgacccctcctgtctcagcctccagtatttatgctgcagtagtttatgtgtcggggggctagggtcagtctgttatatctggagtacttttcctgtcttatccggtgtcctgtgtgaatttaagtatgctctctctaattctttctttctctctttctttctctctcggaggacctgagccctaggaccatgcctcaggactacctgacatgattttattttatttatttattttacctttatttaaccaggtaggcaagttgagaacaagttctcatttacaattgcgacctggccaagataaagcaaagcagttcgacagatacaacgacacagagttacacatggagtaaaacaaacatacagtcaataatacagtataaacaagtctatatacaatgtgagcaaatgaggtgagaagggaggtaaaggcaaaaaaggccatggtggcaaagtaaatacaatatagcaagtaaaacactggaatggtagttttgcaatggaagaatgtgcaaagtagaaataaaaataatggggtgcaaaggagcaaaataaataaataaataaaaattaaatagagttgggaaagaggtagttgtttgggctaaattataggtgggctatgtacaggtgcagtaatctgtgagctgctctgacagttggtgcttaaagctagtgagggagataagtgtttccagtttcagagatttttgtagttcgttccagtcattggcagcagagaactggaaggagaggcggccaaaggaagaattggttttgggggtgactagagagatatacctgctggagcgtgtgctacaggtgggagatgctatggtgaccagcgagctgagataagggggactttacctagcagggtcttgtagatgacatggagccagtgggtttggcgacgagtatgaagcgagggccagccaacgagagcgtacaggtcgcaatggtgggtagtatatggggctttggtgataaaacggattgcactgtgatagactgcatccaatttgttgagtagggtattggaggctattttgtaaatgacatcaccaaagtcgaggactggtaggatggtcagttttacaagggtatgtttgacagcatgagtgaaggatgctttgttgcgaaataggaagccaattctagatttaactttggattggagatgtttgatatg
The Oncorhynchus tshawytscha isolate Ot180627B unplaced genomic scaffold, Otsh_v2.0 Un_contig_13383_pilon_pilon, whole genome shotgun sequence DNA segment above includes these coding regions:
- the LOC121843142 gene encoding deoxyribonuclease-1-like; this translates as MRVACLLVLFLLALVQLGGCLLLGAFNIKTFGDKKSSNSTLMDIITQIVHRYDIVLIQEVRDTDLSATNKLMQHVNKGLSPYRYRHIVSEEL